A window of Flammeovirga kamogawensis genomic DNA:
TTATTTTTATAAATGTAAGTAAGGTCTGTAATAAAATCTGTAGTAGCTAAGTCTATCATAAGAGTAGTATGGAGTGAATATGTTAGTTAAATCAATTTTAGCATTACAGCTTTTTTTATTGTATTCATAATATTAGAAGTGCCAGTTTTTGCAGTAATATTTTTCTTATGCGTACCAACAGTATGTACACTAACATTAATTTTATCAGCTATTTGTTGGTTAGACAAACCATTACTCACTAAAAATAGAATCTCAATTTCACGATCAGATAATTGAGTAGTTCTAATATTTTGCTCCAACTCTTCTTGAGAACAAATAGAATGAAAAGAAAATTTATGTATTGACGTGATAATACTAATTCCTTCTTTACCAATATTCTGAAAATGATCTTTAATAATAGAGACAGAAGCAGAACAAATTGCAATCTTATTATCTGTGGTTAGTTGATCTATTGAAACTTCACAAACACATTCTGAAATGGAAGTATCTTTTCTGACTAGAGGGAAATGAAAAAACACATTGTAATCATTATATGTAGTGATATGTTGATGTATAAATGTGTTGTAAATATTTATATAATTTTCAATATTTTGATCAAAGAAACTACTATCTGTAAAATGAAAATCTGAATTATTTAGAATTTCATTTTTAATATAACCTGTTTCATTTTCAAAGTTATCTGATATACTTGAAATTGTAAGGTTTATGCAGTCGTAAGTAAAGTGAAAAGTATTACCAAGACTCAGGTATGTATCAAACCTAGTATTCTTGTTCATTAAAGTGAGTAGTAAAAAAGTATTTTTAAATCTGCAGTATTTAGTAGAAGCAATTTAATGGATTATTCTAATAATTAAATAAAAAAGCAGTAAAGAATCGAAATCCTTTACTGCTTTTTTATAGTTGATGTGTGTTATGTGTTACGCTAACGCAGCAATGTATAAGTTAATTGCAGATAATAAACCAATAACCCACATTACTTTTGATACTCTTTTAATTTGACCACTACATAATGCAATGATTAAATAAGACAGAAAACCAAATGTTAAACCATTACTGATACTGTAAGTTAAAGGCATTAAAATAATAGTTAAGAAAGCAGGCGCTCCCTCTACTAAATCACCAAACTCAATATCTTTTATATTTTTAAACATATAAATACCTACCATTACTAATGCAGGAGCAGTAGCAAATGCAGGAACAATAGTTACAATTGGAGCAAATAATAATGCTATTGCAAATAAAGCAGCTGTAACTACAGAAGCTAAGCCAGTTCTAGCACCCTGAGCAATTCCTGAAGCAGATTCAATATATGTTGTTGTTGTAGATGTTCCCAAAACAGAACCAATTACTGTAGCCAGTGAATCAGCTTCTAATATTCTTCCAATTTTAGGAATATTGCCCTTTTCATCCACCATTTTAGCTTCATAAGAACAAGCAACAATAGTACCTACAGAATCAAATAAATCAACAAACATGAATGAGAAAATTGGCGCAATAAAAGCTAAATCCAATGCACTCATAATGTCTAGTTTAAAAGCAATAGGTGACATAGATGGAGGTAATGAAACAATTTCTGATGGTAAAGCTACTTCACCCATGCCCATACCTACAATTGTCATTACTATAATTCCAATTAGAATTCCTCCTCTAACTTTCATTACTTCTAAAACAACTATAAAGATTAATCCTAATAGAGCAATAATAGTTGGTGTACCTAAGTGCCCTAAACCAACTAATGTAGCAGGGTTAGAAACCACTAGACCCATATTTTTAAAACCTATAAAAGTAATAAAAAGACCGATCCCAGCCGATGTAGCCAAACGCAATGATAAAGGAATTGCATTTACAATTTTTTCCCTAACACCTAAAACAGTAAGTAGTATAAAAGTAATTCCTGATATAAATACAATACCTAAAGCTGTTTCCCATGGTAAACCTCTACCAAGAACTAAAGCATACGTAAAAAATGCATTTAATCCCATACCAGGAGCCATTGCAAAAGGAACTCTCGCCCATAAAGCAGCTAATAAAGTACCAATTAAAGCTGCCACACATGTAACAGTAAATAATGCACCTTTGTCCATGCCTGCTTCTCCTAGAATACTAGGATTTACAAATATGATATAGGCCATTGTAAGGAAAGTAGTTACCCCTCCAATTACTTCTTGACGTTTGGTAGAACCGTGTTTTTTAATATTAAAAAAACGTTCTACAAATCCATTTTCTGCCTGTGAATTATTCATTTCAGGTTTTGTTGTAGTATTAGTAAATTAATTGAATTGGTTGCAGTAAAATTACCATGTTAAACGAACTGCTGCTTGTGGTGCAGTTACAGATAATTCACTGTTGTAGTGCATATATAAATCTAAACCTACTTCAAGTTTAGTAAACTCGTCAGGCATAAAATATTGACCTAAATTGTAAAGAATTCTTGGTTGAGCAAGAAAATCTGTTCCCCACATATAGTTGTTATTTTCTGTATCAACTCCATTTGGAATAAAATCGAAGAAACCTTGTAAACGGATTCCTAATTTTCTGGATAATGGGATATCATAAACACCTGTAATTTGTGCTAAGTTAGATTGCTGACCAGCAAAAATTGCAGACTTATAGTATACCATCAACTTTAAGAAAGTATCATAGTTTGCCGTTTTAAAAGTGACACCTAAACCACCTAAAAGTGCATAATAACCAGAGTAAGATACGTTTAATTGACCTTCTGCAGAGAAATCTTTGAAAATCCAGAAACCACAATCTTTACCTGTAATTTTATTTAATGATAACCACGGAGACCATTCTGTATATAAACGAATAGGACCTTCTGTACCTTCAACTGGTGCACCTGTTGTAGGATCAAAAATTGGAACTCCATTTTGATCAAATTGAAGATCAGGAATCATATTGTCTGCAGCCATAAAGTTAATGAACGCATAATTACCACCGTAACTCCATTCAGAAACGTGGTCTAAAGTTAATAGCCACATATTTCCATTGTCAGTATTGTTACCAAACTGAAAATCTTTATTGCCACTTCCATAAGCAATTTGACCAAAAGTAGAATTGTAGTTCTGAGCAACTGACTTTGTTGTTGTCAGAAAGAGTACAGAAACGAATAACGTAAGAAGTGATAAGTTTTTCATGATCTTGTTAAACCAGAGTTGAATAAATAAAAGAATTAGAAAAGAGAAAAGGAATATTTCCTGCTCTTGTATGAACAGATAATATTCCTTTTTCTAGAATAAAAAATGTATAGATATGCTTTCGTAAAGTTGTAATTGAATACGACCTATTACTATCGCCTTTATCTCGAGATGCGTCTATTAAACTACCTAAAAAACTAGCAAACATTAATGCTATTATACTTGCACCATTATTTTGGTAAGGTAAACTCTTAGAAGTGTTTAAAACGTTTTTATTACGTTTAAAATGAGAGGTTTTATAAAAAGGTAATGAAAATAAAGAGAATAAATTAGTAACTCTTTTTTTACATGACTTTAACCTACGTGAGGCTGTAGTGTTAAGCTTTATGTCCTTTTTATGAAGCAAGTTTGTATTGTAGTTTCGATAGAAGTTGTGCAAATGTATTATTTAGTTTTTTAATTTTATAACATTTTGTTAATTAATGTAATATTTAAGGGTAAAGTAGGATTTTTTTACTTCTGTTTATTTATTAATTTTTACTAAATTGAACTCACAGATGAAAATGCTTATCTTATACATATCTTAAAATTTCGTTATTTAAATAATCAGATGAAGTCTACTATCACAATTGTACTGTTAACCCTATTTTTATGCGTAAATAATAGTTTTGCTACCAAAGAAAAAGATAAATTAATACCCGTAAGTAAAGACAATAAATGGGGATATTGTAACACTTCTAAGGATTTGGTAATCAATTATTTATTTGATGGTGTTGAGCCCTTTAATGACAGTGGACTTGCCATAGTTACTGTTAAACAGAAAAAAGGTGTAATTGATTTAAATGGTGAATGGGTAATTAAACCTAAATATTCAGAAATAAGACAAACTCTGAAAGACCAAGAATATATTGTCTATAACACTAAGAACAAAGCAGGGATTATTAGTGGTAGAGAAGAAAAATTATTACCAATAAAATATGATAGTATCCGAGTTTTTGATCAATTCGATACTTATTTGGTATATCAAAATAATAGCTGTGGATTGTATAGTGTTAAAGAAAGGAAGTGGAAGATAGATCCAGTTTACAAGTCTTTAGTTTTTGATATAAATAACTTTCTTTTGATAGAGAATGAGCAAGGTGTGGGTATTTTAGATCCAATATCATATAGTATGATAACGGAGCCAAAAGTCTCTCATTCTAAAAGTAGAGGAATTGCAACAACAGAATTAATCACTTTTGATAAATGGGATGATATAGCGGCTATAAAAACTGTAAATGGTTATAACCTTATCAATAAAAAAGGAGAATTACTTACTCAACCATCTGAAAGTCAAATTAGAGAGATTGATACTGAGTATTACCAATCGCAAGGTTTTGATATTGCAGATAATGCCCTTTATATATCTAAAAATATAATTTATTCACTAGAAGAAGATGGTACTATTGTAACAACTGAGTTAGAAGATCATAAAATAAATCCTCATCCAAGTTTTGAAATAAAAAAGGTAACAGCTGGAAGTTATGTTCTTTTTAATGACGATGAAGAAATCCCTCTTAAATACGATAGTTTAGTTTATTTTAATCATAGAGTTTTACAAGGTATATCTTTTGATTCAGAAACTGGAGAAACAAAACATACATTGATATCTTTAGATGAAGAGAGCTTAGGTGAAATTCTAGTAAATGATTATGAATCTTTGAGGAGTTATTCTCCAGTGTTAGAAGGAGACAAACCTGTAGAATGGATTATTGTAATGGATGATCAAAATAAGCAAGGGGTTTATGATATAGACTTACATGAGTTTGTTGTGGATATTAAATACGATCAACTTTATACACCTTATGTAGAAGAATATGGATTATTGATTGTTGGTAATAGAGGTGAAAAATATGCTTTTTATGATATAAATAAACAAAGCCTAGTTACTGATATGAGGTATGAATCTACTGTAGGACTTGAAATTGAACTTACACATAAAATACTTTTATTGGAACGAAAAGTGAAAGATGGGCCAGCACGTCAAGTAACTGATCTTTATTCACTAAAGGATAAAAAGTTAACTGGTACTTCTATCAATGGGCATGCAATATCTATGAGACACCAAAAAGGGACTGTGCATTACAGTAATAACCGTAAAGGCTGGGAGCAAAATATAGATTATCAATTTTCTGAGTTTGCCCCAGAACATTACGCTTTTATGTTCTTACAAGATAAAGGTGAAGGGAAAATTGGAATTGGCTTTTTGGATAAGGATTTTAATACCGTTTTTCCATCTAAATATGCAACAGTAGAATTTGTAGAAGAAGGTAACCCTTATTTAAAAGTAACAGATTTTGAATTTAACGAAGGCATTGTGAAAACAGACGGAAGTGTTGTAGTTCCGTTAGGTAAATATGTAAGTGTAGGGGCCATGAAAGATGGTATGGCACCTGTTGTAGATCAAAACGGAAGGTCGTTTTATATTAATGAAAAAGGAGAAGAGTATTCTGTAAATGATTGATATGTAGTTCTTTATAATTGATTTTGATTGGTTAATATCGTATATTAAGAATAATAGTTAATTCTAATAACTAATTTGTTGAGTAAAACTTGACAGATTTTTTATCTCTACAAATTTATCCAAGCTAAAGTTTTTCAAGTCAATCAATTGATGAAAAACTATTATTAACCAAATCAAAAACAACTATGAATGCTGCAAATGACCAAAATGAGTTCAAAAAACTCTTTGATTCCTACCGTAAATCAAAAAGTAAAGAAGTAAAAAGTATCTCATTTTTGGATTACTTAGAAGAGGTTCAAAAATCTTCAGAATTATCAGATTTAGCCCATAAACGGATGTATAAATCAATTACATCAAATGGCTTTTCTAATCTTGATACTGAGAAAGATGTACGTTTAAGAAGGATTTTTGGACCTCATACAAAACTTAAAAGTTATAATTTTTTTAAAGATGAATTTTTCGGAATTGAAAAGGTATTACAAAAGTTAGTACGTTATTTTCATTCTGCTGCTTTAAAAGGTGAAGAAAGTAGACAAGTTCTGTTTTTAGTAGGGCCTGTTGGTGCTGGTAAATCATCATTAATAGAAAAATTAAAAAGTGGTTTAGAAGAGTCTACCCCATTTTATTTTTTAGAAGGTTCTCCAATGAATACAAACCCTTTATTGGCTATTCCAAAAGAATTACGCCCAGAAATGGAAAGTAGGTTAGGAGTAGAAATAGAAGGAGAATTAGATCCCGTTACCCAATATATTCTTGATAACGAATACAATGGTGATTTTACAAAGTTTAAAGTTATCAAAAGAGAATTTAGTATTCGAAAAAGACATGGAATTGGGATGGTCCCTCCAGTAGACCCAAATAACCAAGATACCTCTGTTTTAATTGGGTCTGAAGATATATCGAAATTAGATAGATATAGTGAAGATGATCCACGAGTGTTAACACTTAACGGTGCTTTTAATGTAGGAAATAGAGGATTAGTAGAGTTTATAGAGGTATTTAAAAATGAAATTGAATACTTACACGTAATGTTAACGGCTACTCAGGAGAAACGAATACCTGCTCCAGGTAAACATGGTATGATTTACTTTGATGGCGTAATATTAGCTCACTCTAACGAGGCAGAGTGGAACAGGTTTAAAGCAGACCATACAAATGAAGCAATCTTAGACCGTATTGTAAAAGTAGAAGTACCTTATGTATTAGAAATATCAGAAGAGATAAAAATTTACAAAAAAATAATTAATAAGTCTGATTTTAATGCACACATAGCACCGCATTCTTTAGAAATAGCCTCTATGTTTGCCATACTTACGCGATTAAAACCAACCAATAAATGTGATTTACTTACAAAACTTAAGCTGTATAATGGTGACGAAGTAACTGAAAATGGGCAATCGAAACGTATAAATGTTCTGGAGTTAAAAGAAGAACATGAAGATGAAGGAATGAGTGGTATTTCAACACGATTTATCATGAAATCATTAGATAACGCATTATCAGATACTGAAACAAATACAATACATCCAATTGCAGTTTTAGATGCACTACAAACCAAGTTAAAAGAAGAACCAATGGCAGGGGATGTAAAAGATGGTTATATGCACATCTTAAAGGATATTTTATATAAAGAATATCTTAAAATGCTAGAGGGAGATATTACTAAGGCATTTGTACATGCTTATGATGAACAAGCTGAATCATTATTTCAAAATTACTTAGACCACGTAGAAGCTTATGTGTTAAAACGTAAAGTAACTGGCCAGAATAATGAAGAACTTGATCCTGATGTGAAGTTTTTAGAATCTATTGAACAACAGATAGGAATTTCTGGGACGGCTGCAGATGGCTTTAGACAAGATGTAATGAGCTACGTGACGCATATTCTACGTCGTAATGGAGAGTTGCATTATTCTAGTTACGAACCATTGAAAGAAGCGATAGAGAAAAAATTAATGGCTTCGGTAAAAGATATTACTAGAATAATTTTAAAAGCTAAAACAAGAGATGATAGCCAAAAATCGAAATATAATGAAATGGTAAATCAAATGATAAGTATGGGCTACAATGAAGAAAGTGTAGAAGCTGTGTTATCGTTTGCATCAAATAATTTGTGGAAAGACTAATGTTTTCACCTCTGCTATTTATATAGAGTAGCAGAGGTATTTCACATCATTATTTTAATTAAAAACCTCATTATGGCTATTTTTAAAGAATTTAGTAAACAGAAAAGAGATCGTTCTGTAGCAGATAGGCAGCGTCATAAAGATTTAGTGAAAGATAAAATAAAGAAAGGTATTGCTGATGTAATTGCGAACGAATCTATTATTGGACAGAACAAAGACAAAAAAATAAAAGTACCAATTCAAGGTATTAAGGAGTACCGATTTGTGTATGGTTCGAATAAAAGTAAAGGAGCTGCTCAAGGAACGGGACAAGAACAAAAAGGACAAGTTATTCAAGATCAAAATGCACCAGCTCAAAAAGGACAAGGTAAGGGAGAAGCAGGACAAGACCCTGGTGAAGATATATATGAAACAGAAATAACTTTAGAAGAGGCTATTGGGTTAATGTTCGAAGACTTGGAACTTCCTGATATGGATAAAAAGAAATATTTTCAGACAGACACTGAGGTATTTCGAAAATTGGTGGGATATCAGAAAAAAGGCATTCGTGCTCGTTTATCAAAAAGAAAAACCATGATGAACAGGATTAAACGAATGAAAGCTAAAGGGATTGATAGTACCACAATGCCAGAAGACGAAGAAGTGTTTCCTTTTCATAACGATGATTTAGTTTATAGAAGACTTCAGGTAGATACAGAAGAACATTCGAATGCAGTTGTAATGTGTTTAATGGATACGTCTGGCTCAATGGATCAAACAAAGAAATATCTTGCTCGGAGTTTCTATTTTATGTTATATACCTTTTTACAAACAAGGTATGAAAACACTGAAATTGTTTTTATAGCCCATCATACAACAGCAAAAGAAGTTACCGAAGATGAGTTCTTTCATAAAGGAGAATCAGGTGGTACAATAATATCTTCAGCCTATCAAAAAGCATTAGAGATTATTGAAGAAAGGTATAACCCTGTTCTTTGGAATATTTACGCATTTCACTGTTCAGATGGAGATAATTTTTCATCTGATAATAAAAAAGCGATTGAGTGTGCTACAAAACTTACTGAGGTCTGTAATCTATTTGGGTATGGTGAGATAAAACCTGATATGGGGTATTCTTGGTCTACAATGTTAGATGAATACAAGAAAATTGAAGAAGATAATTTTGTTTGTTTAAGAATGAGATCGAAAGATGCTGTATGGCCTGCTTTAAAGAAATTTTTAAATAAGGACAAGACTAACTCTTTAATGGATTAAAGAACTTGAAGAACCAAAAAACAATACAATTATGGACTGGACATTAGATGATTTAGCCCGTTGGAACGATAAAATAGAAAGAATTGCTCAAGATTGTGGTTTAGATTATTACCCACAGGAATTTGAAGTTTGTGATTATCATGACATGATTGGTTACCAATCATATGTTGGTATGCCCTCAAGGTATCCTCATTGGAGTTTTGGGAAATCTTTTGAAAAACAAAACACCATGTATAAGTTAGGTATGTCTGGTTTGGCCTATGAAATGGTTATTAACTCCAATCCATGCTTGGCGTATCTTATGATCGATAATCCATTATCTATGCAAGTATTGGTAATGGCACATGTATATGGACACAATGATTTTTTTAAGAATAATATTAATTTTTCGCATACAAGAGCTGAGTTAGCATTAGAATCATTTAAGTTAAATGCAGATAGAATTAGATCTTATATAGAGACACCCGGAATTGGTTATGAAGGTGTAGAGAGAATTCTTGACGCAGCACATGCTATCAGTTTTCATGTAGATAGAAACCAACGTATTGTAAGGTTGTCTGAAGACGAACAAAAGCTGAGACACTTTGGACAATTAAACAGAGAAAGAGCAGCATGGGACGATTTAAAAATTGATGTTGATAAAGAAGAAGAGTTTATTCCAACCTTATCAGAAGATTTAATATTATTTCTAATTGAACATAGCCGTTTTTTAGAAGATTGGGAAAAAGATATATTGAGAATAGTACGTGATGAAACATTGTATTTTCTCCCCCAAATGGAAACAAAAATTATGAACGAAGGATGGGCCAGTTTTTGGCATTATACAATTCTGCATAAACTTAATTTACCACCGGCAATGCATGTAGATTTTATTCGTTCACATAATCAAGTAATCCGTCCTCATTTAGGAGGATTAAACCCATATCATATAGGCTTTACGCTAATGACACATTTGGCAGGGAAAAAAGATATGTTTGAATACGAAATCAATCAACAAATATTTGACGTGAGAACTATAGATAGAGATGCTTCTTTTTTAAGACGTTTCTTGACTCAAGAATTAATGGAGGAAATGGGTCTTTTTGAATACAATCAAAATAATGGTCAAGTAAAGGTTTCTAATGTATCAAATGATTTTAAAGGTTGGAAAGAAGTAAGAGATACATTAATTGCACAAACAGGAACTGGGAGTATTCCTATTATAAAAGTGAAGGGAATTGCTCCATTATCAAATACATTGCAGTTACAACACGAGTTTGATGGTAGAGAATTAGAGTTAGGATATGTAAATAAGACATTGGCCTACATTTCAACTTTATGGTCAGATTTTCCTGTTGTTTTGAATACAAATGTAGATGGAAAAGAAGTGAGTTGTGAATATAAAAATGGAGAGTTTTCGGTTTCTCAAAATGAAATAGATGACGAGTAGCATTTATTTGTGTAAACAAGTATCGTAAAATGAACACCTTTTTTATAAAAGTTATGATTTTTTACATCTTATTTGTCCAAAGATTGTGATCTACAAAGTCTTGTATACTGTATTATTAAATAAAATATAACCTTGTAAGTAGCTGTTTTATAGTTGTTTATGAGGTTTTTTTAACATTATTTTTTTGGTTGGATATCAATCAATATCAAAAGTGATTCTTGTCACTTAAAAGGTGTGATTATGCTTACTGTTGAAGTATTTAGACATTAATAGTTTTGTCTTATAATCAACTAATATTTTAATATGGGAAAATCGATACTACGTTACATAATTCCACCACCTGAGTGGAGATTTGCGGCTATCATTTCCATAGGTATGTTAGCTGGAGTAGCTACTTACACACTTTATGTGTCGAATGCTTTTTCGTATTTATCAGATGATCCGAAAGCGTGTGTAAACTGTCACTTAATGGCTCCAGAATATGCAACATGGCAACATAGTTCGCATAGAGAAAATGCTTCTTGTAATGATTGTCATGTTCCGCAGGACAATATTTTTAACAAGTATTTCTTTAAAGCGAAAGATGGATTATACCATGCGAGTATGTTCACATTAAGGTTGGAACCACAAGTAATTCAGATTAAAGAAGCAAGTAGCGACGTAGTACAAGCCAATTGTGAAAGATGTCACAATAATTTGAATGAAAATATTGGATTATTGGACAGCAACACAAAAATGGCGATACACGGAGAAGGTAGATTATGTTGGGATTGTCATAGGGAGGTACCTCATGGCAGAGTCAAAAGTCAATCTTCAACTCCAAATGCTCGGGTACCTGTGAAAGGAAGTCCAACACCTGCATGGTTAAAATCCATTATGGATAAATAATCAGCGGGAATTTATAACAATAGATAATATAAGGTAACAAACAACCCTATTTACAAATGTCACTTAAAAAAATTATAAATGATAAACCTGCAGTAGGTTGGCTAATATTTGCTCTAAGTATGGGAGTAGTATTTGGCTTAGGTTTATTAGCTTCTTCAATTACAGAAAGAAGATTAGAAGGGGAGTATTTAAATGCTCAAAAAAGACCTATCGCAAAGTTAGAACCAAGAAATGAAGTTTGGGGAGAAAACTACCCAAGAGAATTTGAATCATATTACGAAACTAAAGACACTACTTTTAGAAGTAAGCACGGCGGTGGAGCTATGATTGATATGTTAGAAGAAGATCCAAGATTGGTGATTCTTTGGGCAGGTTATGGTTTCTCTAAGGATTACAACCAAGGTAGAGGTCATGCTTATGCAGTAGAAGATATTCATAATACTTTAAGAACAGGTGGTCCTTTAAACGAAAATGAAGGTCCTATGCCAGCTACTTGTTGGACTTGTAAATCTCCAGACGTTCCAAGATTAATGAACGAGTTAGGAGTAGAGGAATTCTATAAAGGAAAATGGGCACGTCATGGTGCTGAAATTGTAAACCCAATTGGGTGTGCAGATTGTCACGATGAAAAATCTATGGACTTGAAAATTACTCGTCCTGCATTAATTGAAGCTTTTGAAGCACAAGGAAAAGATATTTCTAAAGCATCTCACCAAGAAATGAGATCATTAGTTTGTGCACAATGTCACGTAGAATATTACTTTGATAAGAAGTTACCTGGTAAAGAAGGAACTCCTTACTTAAAATTCCCTTGGAAAGACGGTATGACTGTTGACGACATGGAGAAATACTACGATAACATAAACTTTAGCGATTGGACGCACAAATTATCACGTGCTCCAATGTTGAAAACTCAGCACCCAGATTACGAATTATTTACAGAAGGTATTCACGGTCAAAGAGGTGTTTCTTGTGCAGATTGTCATATGCCTTACAAATCTGAAGGAGGACAAAAATTCACAGATCATAAATTACAATCTCCTCTTAACAACGTTGCAAATTCTTGCCAAGTATGTCATAGAGAATCTGAAGGTAGCTTAATCAAGAGCGTTTACGAACGTCAAGATAAGATTATTGAAACGAGAAATGAGCTTGAAAAAATGTTAGTAAGAGCACACATCGAAGCAAAAACTGCTTGGGATAATGGTGCTACTGAAAAGCAAATGGAGCCAATCTTAAAAGCTATACGTCACGCACAATGGAGATGGGACTTTACTGCGGCATCTCATGGTGGTTCTTTCCACGCTCCTGTAGAAATGGGTAGAATTGTAGCTACTGGTATGGATAGAGTATTAGATGCTCGTGTAAAATTAGCACGTCTTCTTTCTAAATTAGGTGTTGGAGATGTTCCTTATCCTAATATCCAAACTAAAGCACTTGCTCAAAAGTACATTGGAATGGACTTGAAAAAGTTAGAAGCTGAGAAAGAGAAATTCAAGGAAGAGTTACTTCCAAAATGGATTGAAGAAGCTCAAAAACGTGAGGCAACTTACGATGA
This region includes:
- a CDS encoding response regulator transcription factor yields the protein MNKNTRFDTYLSLGNTFHFTYDCINLTISSISDNFENETGYIKNEILNNSDFHFTDSSFFDQNIENYINIYNTFIHQHITTYNDYNVFFHFPLVRKDTSISECVCEVSIDQLTTDNKIAICSASVSIIKDHFQNIGKEGISIITSIHKFSFHSICSQEELEQNIRTTQLSDREIEILFLVSNGLSNQQIADKINVSVHTVGTHKKNITAKTGTSNIMNTIKKAVMLKLI
- a CDS encoding NCS2 family permease — encoded protein: MNNSQAENGFVERFFNIKKHGSTKRQEVIGGVTTFLTMAYIIFVNPSILGEAGMDKGALFTVTCVAALIGTLLAALWARVPFAMAPGMGLNAFFTYALVLGRGLPWETALGIVFISGITFILLTVLGVREKIVNAIPLSLRLATSAGIGLFITFIGFKNMGLVVSNPATLVGLGHLGTPTIIALLGLIFIVVLEVMKVRGGILIGIIVMTIVGMGMGEVALPSEIVSLPPSMSPIAFKLDIMSALDLAFIAPIFSFMFVDLFDSVGTIVACSYEAKMVDEKGNIPKIGRILEADSLATVIGSVLGTSTTTTYIESASGIAQGARTGLASVVTAALFAIALLFAPIVTIVPAFATAPALVMVGIYMFKNIKDIEFGDLVEGAPAFLTIILMPLTYSISNGLTFGFLSYLIIALCSGQIKRVSKVMWVIGLLSAINLYIAALA
- a CDS encoding WG repeat-containing protein, encoding MKSTITIVLLTLFLCVNNSFATKEKDKLIPVSKDNKWGYCNTSKDLVINYLFDGVEPFNDSGLAIVTVKQKKGVIDLNGEWVIKPKYSEIRQTLKDQEYIVYNTKNKAGIISGREEKLLPIKYDSIRVFDQFDTYLVYQNNSCGLYSVKERKWKIDPVYKSLVFDINNFLLIENEQGVGILDPISYSMITEPKVSHSKSRGIATTELITFDKWDDIAAIKTVNGYNLINKKGELLTQPSESQIREIDTEYYQSQGFDIADNALYISKNIIYSLEEDGTIVTTELEDHKINPHPSFEIKKVTAGSYVLFNDDEEIPLKYDSLVYFNHRVLQGISFDSETGETKHTLISLDEESLGEILVNDYESLRSYSPVLEGDKPVEWIIVMDDQNKQGVYDIDLHEFVVDIKYDQLYTPYVEEYGLLIVGNRGEKYAFYDINKQSLVTDMRYESTVGLEIELTHKILLLERKVKDGPARQVTDLYSLKDKKLTGTSINGHAISMRHQKGTVHYSNNRKGWEQNIDYQFSEFAPEHYAFMFLQDKGEGKIGIGFLDKDFNTVFPSKYATVEFVEEGNPYLKVTDFEFNEGIVKTDGSVVVPLGKYVSVGAMKDGMAPVVDQNGRSFYINEKGEEYSVND
- a CDS encoding serine protein kinase, which codes for MNAANDQNEFKKLFDSYRKSKSKEVKSISFLDYLEEVQKSSELSDLAHKRMYKSITSNGFSNLDTEKDVRLRRIFGPHTKLKSYNFFKDEFFGIEKVLQKLVRYFHSAALKGEESRQVLFLVGPVGAGKSSLIEKLKSGLEESTPFYFLEGSPMNTNPLLAIPKELRPEMESRLGVEIEGELDPVTQYILDNEYNGDFTKFKVIKREFSIRKRHGIGMVPPVDPNNQDTSVLIGSEDISKLDRYSEDDPRVLTLNGAFNVGNRGLVEFIEVFKNEIEYLHVMLTATQEKRIPAPGKHGMIYFDGVILAHSNEAEWNRFKADHTNEAILDRIVKVEVPYVLEISEEIKIYKKIINKSDFNAHIAPHSLEIASMFAILTRLKPTNKCDLLTKLKLYNGDEVTENGQSKRINVLELKEEHEDEGMSGISTRFIMKSLDNALSDTETNTIHPIAVLDALQTKLKEEPMAGDVKDGYMHILKDILYKEYLKMLEGDITKAFVHAYDEQAESLFQNYLDHVEAYVLKRKVTGQNNEELDPDVKFLESIEQQIGISGTAADGFRQDVMSYVTHILRRNGELHYSSYEPLKEAIEKKLMASVKDITRIILKAKTRDDSQKSKYNEMVNQMISMGYNEESVEAVLSFASNNLWKD
- a CDS encoding YeaH/YhbH family protein: MAIFKEFSKQKRDRSVADRQRHKDLVKDKIKKGIADVIANESIIGQNKDKKIKVPIQGIKEYRFVYGSNKSKGAAQGTGQEQKGQVIQDQNAPAQKGQGKGEAGQDPGEDIYETEITLEEAIGLMFEDLELPDMDKKKYFQTDTEVFRKLVGYQKKGIRARLSKRKTMMNRIKRMKAKGIDSTTMPEDEEVFPFHNDDLVYRRLQVDTEEHSNAVVMCLMDTSGSMDQTKKYLARSFYFMLYTFLQTRYENTEIVFIAHHTTAKEVTEDEFFHKGESGGTIISSAYQKALEIIEERYNPVLWNIYAFHCSDGDNFSSDNKKAIECATKLTEVCNLFGYGEIKPDMGYSWSTMLDEYKKIEEDNFVCLRMRSKDAVWPALKKFLNKDKTNSLMD
- a CDS encoding SpoVR family protein; this translates as MDWTLDDLARWNDKIERIAQDCGLDYYPQEFEVCDYHDMIGYQSYVGMPSRYPHWSFGKSFEKQNTMYKLGMSGLAYEMVINSNPCLAYLMIDNPLSMQVLVMAHVYGHNDFFKNNINFSHTRAELALESFKLNADRIRSYIETPGIGYEGVERILDAAHAISFHVDRNQRIVRLSEDEQKLRHFGQLNRERAAWDDLKIDVDKEEEFIPTLSEDLILFLIEHSRFLEDWEKDILRIVRDETLYFLPQMETKIMNEGWASFWHYTILHKLNLPPAMHVDFIRSHNQVIRPHLGGLNPYHIGFTLMTHLAGKKDMFEYEINQQIFDVRTIDRDASFLRRFLTQELMEEMGLFEYNQNNGQVKVSNVSNDFKGWKEVRDTLIAQTGTGSIPIIKVKGIAPLSNTLQLQHEFDGRELELGYVNKTLAYISTLWSDFPVVLNTNVDGKEVSCEYKNGEFSVSQNEIDDE